Proteins encoded together in one Micromonospora auratinigra window:
- a CDS encoding dihydrofolate reductase family protein: MGRVIYWINQSVDGFIEGPNGEFDWPQMGEELSAYAVAHSERAGAFAYGRRVWEMMSWYWPQAESISGHPHDLAFAPIWRRTPKIVLSRTLDAADHGARVVGRGDLATEFAAACAQVDGDVLLTGGTGAAEALTALGLIDEYQTVVHPVLLGGGKPMLAHVGRLDLRLVSTRGFDGRSVLLRYVRA, from the coding sequence ATGGGCAGGGTCATCTACTGGATCAACCAGTCGGTCGACGGCTTCATCGAGGGGCCGAACGGCGAGTTCGACTGGCCGCAGATGGGCGAGGAACTGTCCGCGTACGCCGTCGCGCACAGCGAGCGGGCCGGCGCGTTCGCCTACGGCCGCCGGGTCTGGGAGATGATGTCCTGGTACTGGCCGCAGGCCGAGTCGATCTCCGGCCACCCGCACGACCTGGCGTTCGCGCCGATCTGGCGGCGTACCCCGAAGATCGTCCTGTCCCGGACCCTGGACGCGGCGGACCACGGCGCCCGGGTGGTCGGCCGCGGCGACCTGGCCACCGAGTTCGCCGCGGCCTGCGCGCAGGTCGACGGCGACGTGCTGCTCACCGGCGGCACCGGCGCGGCGGAGGCGCTGACCGCGCTCGGGCTGATCGACGAGTACCAGACGGTGGTGCACCCGGTGCTGCTCGGCGGTGGCAAGCCGATGCTCGCCCACGTCGGCCGGCTCGACCTGCGCCTGGTCTCCACGCGCGGCTTCGACGGCCGGTCGGTGCTGCTGCGCTACGTGCGCGCGTGA
- a CDS encoding dTMP kinase: MSRTVMIALVGVDGSGKSTQARALARRLTAAGVSARYFENAGGRPLWNRLARALGRPDGVALFGRPLYPALEASVRALAMTRTVLVTRLTGRVAVLDRWTWCQDVIMTARGDRGRRAVRAAYALFPRPTVVCFLATTPAVAQRRVVERGIDTEELRHLRALDAAYRALPDFGSFVVLDGDGDRDEVAVALDRAVSPLVDPR, translated from the coding sequence GTGTCCCGCACGGTGATGATCGCCCTGGTCGGCGTCGACGGTTCCGGCAAGAGCACCCAGGCGCGGGCGCTGGCCCGGCGGCTGACCGCGGCGGGCGTGTCGGCCCGGTACTTCGAGAACGCGGGCGGGCGGCCGCTGTGGAACCGGCTGGCCCGGGCGCTCGGCCGGCCCGACGGGGTGGCGCTCTTCGGCCGCCCCCTCTACCCGGCGCTGGAGGCGTCGGTGCGCGCGCTGGCGATGACCCGCACGGTGCTGGTGACCCGGCTGACCGGGCGGGTGGCGGTGCTGGACCGCTGGACCTGGTGCCAGGACGTGATCATGACGGCCCGCGGCGACCGGGGGCGGCGGGCGGTGCGGGCCGCGTACGCGCTCTTTCCGCGTCCGACGGTGGTCTGCTTCCTGGCCACCACCCCGGCGGTGGCGCAGCGGCGGGTGGTCGAGCGCGGCATCGACACCGAGGAGCTGCGCCACCTGCGGGCGCTGGACGCCGCCTACCGGGCGCTGCCGGACTTCGGCTCGTTCGTGGTGCTCGACGGGGACGGCGACCGCGACGAGGTGGCCGTCGCGCTCGATCGCGCGGTGTCGCCGCTGGTCGACCCCCGCTGA
- a CDS encoding transglycosylase domain-containing protein: MPSPRTPLSRLFTVLLAGVLAGLALAVAALPGNLLGGFVAKASLGAYAELPDALRTPAQPQRSYLYANDGKTLITTFYDVNRTDVPLAEIAPVMRQAIVAAEDRRFYSHGGADLRGIARALVANVKGGGTEQGGSTLTMQYVRNVLKTDPSRTAEQRQAATEQTVGRKLQEIRYATALEKSLSKDEILNRYLNIAYFGSGAYGVAAASQRYFGKAPADLTLGEAALLAGLVQSPDEYSPIDGDKAQAVARRGYVLDAMAETGAITAQQAATAKAEKLTLRPTAQPNGCTATAQGHDDWGFFCDYLRQWWLGQPAFGNTAEEREQALRRGGYSVVTTLDPKVQQTAQEQATKVYGYDDKRALPIAAIEPGTGRVLAMAVNRHYSLADNPSGQANHPNTVNPLISGGASVDGYQAGSTFKLFTMLAALEAGKPLATGFDAPEKLPTRYASDAEGNCDGKWCPANANPEWMDGYRMMWDGFGRSVNTYFVWLAEQVGEDKVVEMAQRLGITFRADSDAAFAKNDARNWGAFTLGVAATTPLDLANAYATVAAEGTYCTPQPVVSVTAANGDKVAVGQPSCKKVLDTDVARAATDAARCPVGQQSAYGQCNGGTATAVNRIVDRPVAGKTGSSEQNATETFVGFTPQVAVAGIAANPDDSTDLVGSAVQAKVIDAVARTIRTAVDGKPVLDFTAPSRELAGDPQRPEPRPSPSPTPQPDRSVPADILRWLQGRGRG, from the coding sequence ATGCCGTCTCCCCGGACGCCGCTGTCGCGGCTCTTCACCGTGCTGCTCGCCGGCGTCCTCGCCGGGCTCGCCCTCGCGGTTGCCGCGCTGCCGGGCAACCTGCTCGGCGGATTCGTCGCCAAGGCCTCCCTGGGCGCGTACGCGGAGCTGCCCGACGCGCTGCGCACCCCCGCGCAGCCCCAGCGCTCCTACCTCTACGCCAACGACGGCAAGACCCTGATCACCACGTTCTACGACGTGAACCGCACCGACGTGCCGCTGGCCGAGATCGCCCCGGTGATGCGCCAGGCGATCGTCGCCGCCGAGGACCGCCGCTTCTACTCGCACGGCGGCGCCGACCTGCGCGGCATCGCGCGGGCCCTGGTCGCCAACGTCAAGGGTGGCGGCACCGAGCAGGGCGGCTCCACGCTGACCATGCAGTACGTCCGCAACGTGCTCAAGACCGACCCCAGCCGCACCGCCGAGCAGCGGCAGGCCGCCACCGAGCAGACCGTGGGCCGCAAGCTCCAGGAGATCCGGTACGCGACCGCGCTGGAGAAGTCGCTGAGCAAGGACGAGATCCTCAACCGCTACCTCAACATCGCCTACTTCGGCTCCGGCGCGTACGGCGTCGCCGCCGCCAGCCAGCGCTACTTCGGCAAGGCGCCCGCCGACCTGACCCTGGGCGAGGCGGCCCTGCTCGCCGGCCTGGTCCAGTCGCCGGACGAGTACAGCCCGATCGACGGGGACAAGGCGCAGGCCGTGGCGCGCCGCGGGTACGTGCTCGACGCGATGGCCGAGACCGGCGCGATCACCGCCCAGCAGGCCGCGACGGCGAAGGCGGAGAAGCTGACCCTGCGCCCGACCGCCCAGCCCAACGGCTGCACCGCGACCGCCCAGGGCCACGACGACTGGGGCTTCTTCTGCGACTACCTGCGCCAGTGGTGGCTCGGCCAGCCGGCCTTCGGCAACACCGCCGAGGAGCGCGAGCAGGCGCTGCGCCGCGGCGGCTACTCCGTCGTCACCACCCTCGACCCGAAGGTCCAGCAGACCGCGCAGGAGCAGGCCACCAAGGTCTACGGGTACGACGACAAGCGGGCGCTGCCGATCGCGGCGATCGAGCCGGGCACCGGCCGGGTGCTCGCGATGGCGGTCAACCGGCACTACAGCCTGGCCGACAACCCGTCCGGGCAGGCCAACCACCCGAACACCGTCAACCCGCTGATCTCCGGCGGCGCGAGCGTCGACGGGTACCAGGCCGGCTCCACCTTCAAGCTGTTCACCATGCTGGCCGCGCTGGAGGCCGGCAAGCCGCTCGCCACCGGCTTCGACGCCCCGGAGAAGCTGCCCACCCGCTACGCCTCCGACGCCGAGGGCAACTGCGACGGCAAGTGGTGCCCGGCGAACGCCAACCCGGAGTGGATGGACGGCTACCGGATGATGTGGGACGGCTTCGGCCGCTCCGTGAACACCTACTTCGTCTGGCTGGCCGAGCAGGTCGGTGAGGACAAGGTGGTCGAGATGGCGCAGCGGCTCGGGATCACCTTCCGCGCCGACTCCGACGCCGCCTTCGCGAAGAACGACGCGAGGAACTGGGGCGCGTTCACCCTGGGCGTGGCCGCCACCACCCCGCTCGACCTGGCCAACGCGTACGCCACCGTGGCCGCCGAGGGGACGTACTGCACCCCGCAGCCGGTGGTCTCGGTGACCGCCGCCAACGGGGACAAGGTCGCCGTCGGGCAGCCCTCCTGCAAGAAGGTGCTGGACACCGACGTGGCCCGGGCCGCCACCGACGCCGCCCGCTGCCCGGTCGGCCAGCAGTCCGCGTACGGGCAGTGCAACGGCGGCACCGCCACCGCGGTGAACCGGATCGTCGACCGGCCGGTGGCCGGCAAGACCGGCAGCTCCGAGCAGAACGCCACCGAGACCTTCGTCGGCTTCACCCCGCAGGTGGCCGTCGCCGGCATCGCCGCCAACCCGGACGACTCCACCGACCTGGTCGGCTCGGCCGTGCAGGCCAAGGTGATCGACGCGGTGGCCCGGACCATCCGGACCGCGGTCGACGGCAAGCCGGTCCTGGACTTCACCGCGCCCAGCCGCGAGCTGGCCGGCGACCCGCAGCGCCCCGAGCCGAGGCCGTCCCCGAGCCCCACTCCGCAGCCGGACCGCAGCGTGCCGGCCGACATCCTGCGCTGGCTCCAGGGCCGCGGTCGCGGCTGA